One window from the genome of Musa acuminata AAA Group cultivar baxijiao unplaced genomic scaffold, Cavendish_Baxijiao_AAA HiC_scaffold_184, whole genome shotgun sequence encodes:
- the LOC135656618 gene encoding DNA-directed RNA polymerase subunit beta: protein MLRNDGNEGMSTIPGFSQIQFEGFCRFINEGLTEEFHKFPKIEDTDQEIEFKLFVERYQLVEPLINERDAVYESLTYSSELYVPAGLIWKTGRDMQEQTVFIGNIPLMNSLGTFIVNGIYRIVINQILQSPGIYYRSELDHNGISVYTSTIISDWGGRSELEIDRKARIWARVSRKQKISILILSSAMGSNLREILDNVCYPEIFLSFPNDKEKKKIGSKENAILEFYQQFACVGGDPVFSESLCKELQKKFFQQRCELGRIGRRNMNRRLNLDIPQNNTFLLPRDVLAAADHLIGIKFGMGTLDDMNHLKNKRIRSIADLLQDQFGLALVRLENAVRGTICGAIRHKLIPTPQNLVTSTSLTTTYESFFGLHPLSQVLDRTNPLTQIVHGRKLSYLGPGGLTGRTASFRIRDIHPSHYGRICPIDTSEGINVGLIGSLAIHVRIGHWGSIESPFYEISERSKEAQIVYLSPNRDEYYMVAAGNSLALNRGIQEEQVVPARYRQEFLTIAWEQIHLRSIFPFQYFSIGASLIPFIEHNDANRALMSSNMQRQAVPLSQSERCIVGTGLERQTALDSGVSAIAEHEGKIIYTDPHKIILSSNGDTTISISIPLVIYQRSNKNTCMHQKPQVPRGKCIKKGQILADGAATVGGELALGKNVLVAYMPWEGYNSEDAVLISERLVYEDIYTSFHIRKYEIQTHVTSQGPERITKEIPHLEAHLLRNLDRNGVVMLGSWVETGDILVGKLTPQTANESSYAPEDRLLRAILGIQVSTAKETSLKLPIGGRGRVIDVRWIRKKGGSCYNSEMIRVYISQKREIKVGDKVAGRHGNKGIISKILPRQDMPYLQDGTPVDMVFNPLGVPSRMNVGQIFECSLGLAGDLLKRHYRIAPFDERYEQEASRKLVFSELYEASKQTKNPWVFEPEYPGKSRIFDGRTGNPFEQPVLIGKSYILKLIHQVDDKIHGRSSGHYALVTQQPLRGRAKQGGQRVGEMEVWALEGFGVAHILQEMLTYKSDHIRARQEVLGATIIGGRVSNPEDAPESFRLLVRELRSLALELNHFLVSEKNFQINRKEA from the coding sequence agtcagatccaatttgagggattttgtaggttcattaatgagggcttgacggaagaatttcataagtttccaaaaattgaagatacagatcaagaaattgaatttaaattatttgtggaaagatatcaattggtagaacccttgataaacgaaagagatgctgtgtatgaatcactcacatattcttctgaattatatgtacccgcgggattaatttggaaaaccggtagagatatgcaagaacaaaccgtttttattggaaacattcccctaatgaattccctgggaacctttatagtaaatggaatatacagaattgtgatcaatcaaatattgcaaagtcctggtatttactaccgttcagaattggaccataacggaatttctgtctataccagcacaataatatcagattggggaggaagatcggaattagaaattgatagaaaagcaaggatatgggcccgtgtaagtaggaaacaaaaaatatctattctaattctatcatcagctatgggttcgaatctaagagaaattctagataatgtttgttaccctgaaattttcttgtctttcccgaatgataaggagaaaaaaaagattgggtcaaaagaaaatgctattttgGAATTTTATCAACAATTTGCTTGTGTAGGCGGGGATCCGGTATTTTCTGAGTCTTTATGTAAAGAATTACAAAAGAAATTTTTTCAACAAAGATGTGAATtaggaaggattggtcgacgaaaTATGAACCGGAGACTGAATCTTGATATACCTCAGAACAATACATTTTTATTACCACGAGATGTATTGGCTGCTGCGGATCATTTGATCGGAATTAAATTTGGAATGGGTACACTTGACGATATGAATCACTTGAAAAATAAACGGATTCGTTCTATAGCGGATCTGTTACAGGATCAATTCGGACTGGCTCTTGTTCGTTTAGAAAATGCGGTTCGAGGAACTATATGTGGAGCAATTCGGCATAAATTGATACCGACTCCTCAAAATTTGGTAACTTCAACTTCATTAACAACCACTTATGAATCGTTTTTTGGCCTACATCCTTTATCTCAAGTTTTGGATCGAACTAATCCATTGACACAAATCGTTCATGGGCGAAAATTGAGTTATTTGGGTCCTGGAGGATTGACGGGGCGAACTGCTAGTTTTCGGATACGAGATATTCATCCTAGCCACTATGGACGTATTTGTCCAATTGACACGTCCGAAGGAATCAATGTTGGACTTATTGGATCCTTAGCCATTCATGTGAGGATTGGCCATTGGGGATCTATAGAGAGTCCATTTTATGAAATATCTGAAAGATCAAAAGAGGCACAGATAGTTTATTTATCACCAAATAGAGATGAATATTATATGGTAGCAGCGGGAAATTCTTTGGCCTTGAATCGGGGTATTCAGGAAGAACAGGTTGTTCCAGCCCGATACCGTCAAGAGTTCCTGACTATTGCATGGGAACAGATTCATCTTAGAAGTATTTTTCCCTTCCAATATTTTTCTATTGGAGCTTCCCTCATTCCTTTTATCGAGCATAATGATGCGAATCGGGCTTTAATGAGTTCTAATATGCAGCGCCAAGCAGTTCCGCTTTCTCAGTCCGAGAGGTGCATTGTTGGAACTGGACTGGAACGCCAAACGGCTCTGGATTCGGGGGTTTCCGCTATAGCCGAACACGAGGGAAAGATCATTTATACTGACCCTCACAAGATCATTTTATCAAGTAATGGGGACACTACTATAAGTATAAGTATTCCATTAGTTATCTATCAACGTTCCAACAAAAATACTTGTATGCATCAAAAACCTCAGGTTCCGCGGGGTAAATGCattaaaaaaggacaaattttagCGGACGGTGCGGCTACAGTTGGGGGGGAACTTGCTTTAGGAAAAAACGTATTAGTAGCTTATATGCCATGGGAGGGTTACAATTCTGAAGACGCAGTACTAATTAGCGAACGTCTGGTATATGAAGATATTTATACTTCTTTTCACATCCGGAAATATGAAATTCAGACTCATGTGACAAGCCAAGGACCTGAAAGAATCACTAAGGAAATACCACATCTAGAGGCTCATTTACTCCGCAATTTAGACAGAAATGGAGTTGTGATGCTGGGATCTTGggtagaaacaggtgatattttaGTAGGTAAATTAACACCTCAGACAGCAAACGAATCGTCGTATGCTCCAGAGGATAGATTATTACGAGCCATACTTGGAATTCAGGTATCCACTGCAAAAGAAACTTCTCTAAAACTACCTATAGGCGGAAGAGGTCGCGTTATTGATGTGAGATGGATCCGGAAAAAGGGGGGTTCCTGTTATAATTCAGAAATGATTCGTGTATATATTTCACAGAAACGTGAAATCAAAGTAGGTGATAAAGTAGCTGGAAGACATGGGAATAAGGgtatcatttcaaaaattttgcCTAGACAAGATATGCCCTATTTGCAAGATGGAACACCTGTTGATATGGTCTTCAACCCATTAGGAGTACCATCACGAATGAATGTGGGACAGATATTTGAATGCTCGCTCGGGTTAGCGGGGGATCTGCTAAAGAGACATTATAGAATAGCACCTTTTGATGAGAGATATGAGCAAGAGGCTTCGAGAAAACTAGTGTTTTCCGAATTATATGAAGCCAGTAAGCAAACAAAAAATCCATGGGTATTTGAACCCGAATATCCGGGAAAAAGCAGAATATTTGATGGAAGAACAGGAAATCCTTTTGAACAACCTGTTCTAATAGGAAAgtcctatattttaaaattaattcatcAAGTTGATGATAAAATCCATGGACGTTCTAGTGGACATTACGCACTTGTTACACAACAACCCCTTAGAGGAAGGGCGAAGCAAGGGGGACAACGAGTAGGGGAAATGGAAGTTTGGGCTCTAGAGGGATTTGGTGTTGCTCATATTTTACAAGAGATGCTTACTTATAAATCTGATCATATTAGAGCTCGTCAAGAAGTACTTGGTGCTACgatcattggaggaagagtatctAACCCAGAAGATGCTCCAGAATCTTTTCGATTGCTCGTTCGAGAACTACGATCTTTAGCTCTAGAACTGAATCATTTCCTTGTATCTGAGAAGAACTTCCAGATTAATAGGAAGGAAGCTTGA
- the LOC135656619 gene encoding DNA-directed RNA polymerase subunit beta'-like — protein MELAKHFIRTNVEPEWMVLCLLPVLPPELRPIIQIDGGKLMSSDINELYRRVIYRNNTLTDLLATSRSTPGELVMCQEKLVQEAVDTLLDNGIRGQPMRDGHNKVYKSFSDVIEGKEGRFRETLLGKRVDYSGRSVIVVGPSLSLHQCGLPREIAIELFQTFVIRGLIRQHVASNIGIAKSKIREKEPIVWEILQEVMRGHPVLLNRAPTLHRLGIQAFQPFLVEGRAICLHPLVCKGFNADFDGDQMAVHVPLSLEAQAEARLLMFSHMNLLSPAIGDPISVPTQDMLIGLYLLTIGNRRGICANRYNPYRYSCGNYQNKKVDNKKNDYRYTEKKEPYFSSSYDALGAYQQKRISLDSPLWLRWRLDQRVIGSREVPIEVQYESLGTYHEIYGHYLIEGSVTKEIRCIYIRTTLGHISFYREIEEAIQGFCRAYSYAI, from the coding sequence atggaattagctaaacattttattcgaacaaatgtagaaccagaatggatggttttgtgcttattaccagttcttcctcccgagttgagaccaatcattcagatagatgggggtaaactaatgagttcggatattaatgaactctatagacgagttatctatcggaataatactcttaccgatctattagcaacaagtagatctacgccaggggaattagtaatgtgtcaggagaaattggtacaagaggccgtggatacacttcttgataatgggatccgtggacaaccaatgagggatggtcataataaaGTTTACAAGTCATTTTCAGATGTAATTGAAGGCAAAGAGGGAAGATTTCGTGAGACTCTGCTTGGTAAACGTGTCGATTATTCGGGACGTTCCGTCATTGTCGTGGGTCCTTCGCTTTCATTACATCAGTGTGGATTACCTCGAGAAATAGCAATAGAGCTTTTCCAAACATTTGTAATTCGTGGTCTAATCAGACAACATGTTGCTTCTAACATAGGAATTGCTAAAAGTAAAATTCGGGAAAAAGAACCCATTGTATGGGAAATACTTCAAGAAGTTATGCGGGGGCATCCTGTATTATTGAATAGAGCACCCACCCTGCACAGATTAGGCATACAGGCGTTCCAACCCTTTTTAGTGGAGGGACGCGCTATTTGTTTACATCCATTAGTTTGTAAGGGTTTCAATGCAGactttgatggggatcaaatggctgttcatgtacctttatctttggaagctcaagcggaggctcgtttacttatgttttctcatatgaatctcttgtctccagctattggggatcctatttccgtaccaactcaagatatgcttatcggactctatttattaacgatcgggaatcgtcgaggtatttgtgcaaataggtataatccatatagatatagttgcggaaactaccaaaataaaaaggttgacaataaaaaaaatgactataggtatacggaaaAGAAAGAACCCTATTTTTCTAGTTCCTATGATGCACTTGGAGCTTATCAACAGAAACGAATTAGTTTAGATAGTCCTTTGTGGCTCCGATGGAGACTAGATCAACGTGTCATTGGCTCAAGAGAAGTTCCCATCGAAGTTCAATATGAATCTTTGGGTacttatcatgagatttatgggcactatctaatagaaggaagtgtaacaaaggaaatccgttgtatatacattcgaactactcttggtcatatttctttttatcggGAAATAGAAGAAGCCATACAGGGGTTTTGTCGAGCCTACTCATACGCTATCTAA